The Thermotoga maritima MSB8 region CAGTTCCCACCACTTTTCCGGATTTCTGAAGAACTCTGTCACGTTTATCGTCATCTTATCCATGAATTCATCGAGGTACTTCTTGTCCTTTATGAGCATGTTCAAATACTCTCTGTATCCCACGTTGTACTTTCTGAGAAGAAGTTCTGTTCTGCGCTTTACCCTCTGTGGTTTGTAAGAAGAGAGGTTCAGTCCGAACCTCTTTTCAACCTCTTTCACGAACCATTCGAATTCTTCCTGAGGGAATTCCTTCCACTCAAAATTCGACTGAAATTTGAAAGGCCCAATTTTCTTTTCCGATCTTTCCTCCTGCATGAAATCTACCCACCTTCCAGCTTCCTTCTACGTAGTCACTGTTGATGAAGATCCAGCCGTTTTCCTCCAGCAATGCCAAACCGGGTTTGAATTCTCCATCGTAAAGAAAACGAACCACCGTTTTTTTGTGTTCAAAGATCAAACCAATCCAGTTCGAAACACCAACTTTTAAACTTCCAAGTTCTAACCAGACACCGGGCTTTTCGTTTTCAACGAAGAGTTCAAGACCTGTATCGAACACTTTGAAGTTCAGCCCAATGTGGTAGTTATCATCGTTCGACAAAACGAGAAACACGGGTTTCTCCGTGAAAAAGAAAACATTTTCTCCGTTCCAGATTCCACCCATGAAACCAAGTCTCACATTCCAGCTCTTTTTGAACGGCACAAAGGTCGCTTTCAAAACTGCCGGTGCGTGATATTCGAACGAAAAATCATCGATTCCGAATCGGAAATAAACAGGATTGTCATAAATGAAAGGAAGGAGAGAGGGCTCCCCTTCCGAAAAACTTGCAAAGAAATCGAATCTGAACTTTCCTTCTATGAAATCTGTTTTGAGTTCAGGAGACAGTACAAAACCCACTATGGGAGTTTCATCATAAACTCCTGCTCCCACTTCGATGAAACCAGCGTATGCAGGAACAGTTGCCAGAATAAACAAAATCAGGATTATCCTTCCAGTCTGGAAAGTATCTCCTCCATCTCTTTGTCGTCCATTTCAAAGTTCGAATACACTTCCTGCACGTCGTCCATATCTTCCAGTGCGTTGAGGAATTCGAGGACTTTTTCGGCATCTTTACCCGTGACTTTCACCGTGTTTTTCGGAATGAATGTTACCTTCGCTTCCACTTCGTAACCGGCTTCTTCCAGCTTGCTCTTCACTTCTGAAAGATTCTCAGGTGCTGTGATTATCTGTATCGGATCTTCTGCGTCTTTTATGTCTTCCGCTCCCGCGTCTATAGCAATCATCATGAGCTCTTCCAGGTCTTTCACCTTGTCTCTCGAGATTTCGATAACTCCTTTTCTCTCGAATATCCAGCTCACCGAACCGCTTTCTGCAAGACTGCCACCGTATTTGTTGAACAGATGCCTGAGTTCCTGAGCAGTTCTGTTCTTGTTGTCTGTGAGCGCTCTGATGTACACAGCGACTCCTCCGGGTGCGTACCCTTCGTAGATCACTTCCTGGTAGTCTACACCTTCGAGTTCTCCCGTTCCTCTTTTTATGGCTCTTTCAATGTTTTCTTTGGGCATGTTTTCCGCCCTTGCTCTTTCAACTGCTGCTCTCAATCGCGGGTTTGTTTCTATGTTTCCTCCTCCTTCCCTTGCTGCAACGATGATTTCTCTGATCAGTTTTGTGAAGATCTTGGATTTCTTCGCATCCTGGGCCATCTTCCTGTGTTTAATATTGGCCCACTTGTTGTGACCTGACATCATTCCACCTCCTGCTGTCCTTTATATTTTAACACCACAATTGTCATATCATCGTGCTGCTGGGCATCTCCCATAAACGATTTAACTCTTTTTCTCAGTGCCTCCAGCAATTCAGCGGGTGTTTCACCTTTAAATTCCCTTAGAATCTTTTCGAGCCTTTCGTATCCGAATTCCTCACCCGCTTCGTTTCTTGCTTCTGTCAATCCATCAGAGTAGGATATCACGAATGTATCGGGTTTCAGGTGAATGGTGTGTTTTTTGTATTCCCACTCCGTTATACCAATTGGGATCGCGGAAGCTTCGATCTTGACTAGCTCTCCCTTATGCAAGAAATAAACTGGATTGTGGCCTGCGTTTATAAGATTCAAAGTTCCATCTGGAGATATCTCTATAAAAGCCATCGTTACAAAGCGATCGTTTGTCATGTCTTCACAGAGAATGGTGTTCAGCCTGTTCACAAGCTTTTCCAGATCGGGACACGTGGTGACCAGTACTTTCAGATAACTCCTCACAGCGCTCATGAGCAGAGCCGCCGGTACACTCTTTCCTGCCACATCACCCACGACTGTGAGAAATCTTTTCTCCTGTGACACGAAGAAATCGTAATAGTCTCCACCAACTTGAACAGCGGGTTGAGAGCAGGCATCTGCTTCTACGAAACCAATCTCTGGAATTTTCCGGGGAAGAAGATTTGTCTGTATCTGTCTTGCTATGTTCAATTGTTCTTCCAGTCTTTCTCGCTCTATCTCCTTTTTGAGAAAATCCAATCTGTCGAGAGCACTCGCTATGTATCTTGCCGTCATCTCAGCTATTTTCCTGTCGCCGGCGGTGAAAACCCCTCCGTCTTCTTTTCCAACGAAACACACATATCCGTAGTATTTGTTCCCTTTTATCGGTACAAACAGAAGATTTGAAAATTTCTCAGATTTCCCGGGTTCTATCAGAACAGTCTTTTCTGGATTTCCTATTTCTGGTTCTATTTCTTCTCTGTTCAGATCCCCGACTGTCAGTTCACTTTCAAGATGAACGAGATAGCTTTCGAATTTTATCACGTTCCTGAGGAGTCGAATAACCTTTTCCAGTTTGTCCTGCAAGTTCAAAGGAAATTCAAATGTTCCGAAAATCTCCGAGATTTCAAGCAGAGTTGATATTTCTTCGTACGAGCGCGAGAGTTCTTCGATCTGAGCTTCCATGAACATGGCCTGCTCTTCTAAGCTTTTTCGATATTCGTTTATCTCGTACTCCAGGATCTTCAGAAGATCATCTATTCCCTTCGAACAGTCGTGTTCAAGATTCAAGATTTCAGCGATTCTTTCGCAAATTTCCCTTTCATTCATTTAATAGATGCTTCACCTCCTCGATGAACTGGGAGGGACTGAACGGCTTTCTCATGACCTTTCTGGCACCCAGGGAAAGTGCCAGAGATTCGTCTTCTTCACCACCCTTTGCCGTGAGGACTATCACCGGAATTCTTTTCCATTCTTCTTTTTCCTGAAGCTTCTTCAACACGGTGAATCCATCCATCACGGGCATCATTATGTCGAGAACTATCAGGTCTGGTGTAAACTCCGAAAGCTTTTCCAGGGCTATCTGCCCGTTTTCCGCTTCTATCACTTCGTAACCTTCTTTTTTCAGATTGAAAGAAACGATTTTTCTCAGAACCGCCGAGTCATCAACGAGAAGAACTTTTTTAGACACGCGTACCCCTCCTTTCGAGGAGAGAAGAAAGAGGACCGTGTTCGGTCATGGCTTCTTCACATATGGGTAAGAAAAAAGTTCCTTCTTCTGCAAGGAGTAACGGGTTTATCAGTTTCTCCCTCTTTTGAGTATACCTGAAGATGTGATACTTTTTTCCACTCGATATTTCAAAATCAAGAAGACTCTCTTTGAACGAAACTTTTTTGTTCTTTTTCAAAATAGTCTTCTCCAGATCCACAGGTTTTTCTGAGATCACTAAGAAACGATACGAGTTGACCAGTTCGTTGATGTTTCCATCGAAGATCCATGCACTTTCTAAAGCGAAATCCTTTGGGAGAATGCTTTTCAGGGTTTCTATGTGTTTTTCTGAGATGTTTTTCACAAAGAGTTCCACGTAGAAAGCGAGGTTCACCACACCCACCGGCATGGCGTCGAGGAAACTCATCTTCGGTTTTGGATGGAAACCTTCCGTGAAAACGATCGAAAAATCTGCTCTCCTTATGGATCTTTCCACGAGTTTTATGGACTCAAGTGTTGAGAGAAATCTCCTCATTCCTTTTTTCTTGAATCTGAGAACGATCTTCATTTTGTCACTTCCTTCGGATAGCGGTAAATCAAGAGGAATGCTATACCAATGAATATCGGAAGGTAATAGGTGGAAATCCTCCAGATGAGAATGGAGGCGAGTGTTTTTTCGGAAGAATTCAAAATCTTGGAAAAAACGATCTGATAAACCGCTTCCACTCCTCCACTCGCTCCAGGAGTGGGTATGTAAAACACGACCAAACTCAAGAAATAGAAGAGGCCTGTGACATCAAGGAAACCTATTTTTCCGGATGTGAGCCAGATGGCAAGGTAGAGAACAAAAGATTGAACAAGCAGGGAAATGAAAGTGAGAGGAAAATCAAAAAACATAAAGCCGCTTTTCCAGAGTACTTGAACACTTTCCTTCAATTTTTCTGTCCATTCGAGAAATCTGGTATCCCAGTCTTCTGCTTTGGTGATCTTTTTGATGAGTCGATCTATCCATCTTATTCTTTTGAAAGCGTTAAAAAGACGTGCGATGAGGGGAGGATTTATCAGCGCAGACATCAAAACAGCAATGAACAATACGCTGATGAGGTACGCGAGAAGTATCAACTTTGAAGTCAAAAGTGCGTTCGAGAAGAGAAAGTTTCTGTATCTCACAAGGCCCAGAATCGAAAGAACAGTAACGGAGATCAGGTATTCTACAAATCTGGAAAGAATCACGTTCACATTGTGTTCAGATTTGAAACCCATTTTTGAGAGGTGATACGTCTGGAAAAACTGTCCTCCAAAATAGAAAGGGGTGAGCATGCTGAAGACAAAACTCATGTAATTGTTGAAGAAGGCATCGTACAGTGGAAACTTCTCTTTCCACACAAATGAGTAGAGCCATTTCATCCTGAGAGAGTCTATGACGATAGAAAAAACAAATGTTCCGCAGAGAAGGAACATGTAAAGGAGAGATTTCAAATGAAAATATCTGGAAAATTCAGCGGGATCCACTTCCCTGAAAATAAAAACAACGGCGAGAAATCCAAAAGCCAGTGCCAGAATTATGTTGATCCACTCTTTTTTACTCAGATTTTTACAACCTCCTCAGAGAGGATTCAAGAGATGCAAGCAGATCTTCAACGGTTTCCATCCAGTCTTCGACCTGGGCGACTCCGTACTCGAGCATCGGCTGTTTTGTCCAGTCCAATCTCAGGAACTTTCTCTTCAACCTTTTGAGGAGTCTTTCCGCGCCTTCTTTCGATGTTCCGGGAAGAACGATCATTATTTCGTTTCTCTTCAGGAAATCGAATCTATCAGAAGACCTCAAAAGTTCTCGAAGGAGTTCATAGACACGTCTTGCCGTACCGTCATCTTCGAAGAAGAGATAGATAACAGAAAGTGGAAATCCGTATCGCTTTGATTTTTCGAATTCGTCTTCGAGATAGCTGAGGATACCAAATGGGAATATCAGGTACGCTTTCATCATTTCGAATTTTCTTCTCAGCAGAAAATCCGGAAGGCGTGGATCGATCACGTCCAGCACACCTTCCGGAACCTTCTCAGGTACGTTCTTTGAAACCAGAATCACCCACCGACCCTGTTTTTTCAAATCGTCGGTGATGATCACATCCGCCGATTCATTTATGAAAAAACCTGCCTCTTGAACGATACTGGCTATTCGTTCACGGAGTTTTTCATCTTCCAGATCAATCTTCACTTTCATTTCACCATCTCCAGGAAGTATCTGTGCAGTCTCAAATCGTCGGTGAGTTCTGGGTGAAACGTGCACGCGAGTATATTTCCTTCTTTCACTAGAACAGGATCATAGTCGTAAGTTGCCAGAATTTCCACATTCTTTCCTGTTTCAACGATCCTCGGAGCCCTTATGAAAATGGCTCTGAACGGATCTTTTCCTACAGCGGGTATCTCTACAAACGTCTCAAAACTTTCGACCTGTCTTCCGTAGGCATTTCTTTCAACGGTTATGTCCAAAACTCCT contains the following coding sequences:
- a CDS encoding YebC/PmpR family DNA-binding transcriptional regulator yields the protein MSGHNKWANIKHRKMAQDAKKSKIFTKLIREIIVAAREGGGNIETNPRLRAAVERARAENMPKENIERAIKRGTGELEGVDYQEVIYEGYAPGGVAVYIRALTDNKNRTAQELRHLFNKYGGSLAESGSVSWIFERKGVIEISRDKVKDLEELMMIAIDAGAEDIKDAEDPIQIITAPENLSEVKSKLEEAGYEVEAKVTFIPKNTVKVTGKDAEKVLEFLNALEDMDDVQEVYSNFEMDDKEMEEILSRLEG
- a CDS encoding PP2C family protein-serine/threonine phosphatase; the encoded protein is MNEREICERIAEILNLEHDCSKGIDDLLKILEYEINEYRKSLEEQAMFMEAQIEELSRSYEEISTLLEISEIFGTFEFPLNLQDKLEKVIRLLRNVIKFESYLVHLESELTVGDLNREEIEPEIGNPEKTVLIEPGKSEKFSNLLFVPIKGNKYYGYVCFVGKEDGGVFTAGDRKIAEMTARYIASALDRLDFLKKEIERERLEEQLNIARQIQTNLLPRKIPEIGFVEADACSQPAVQVGGDYYDFFVSQEKRFLTVVGDVAGKSVPAALLMSAVRSYLKVLVTTCPDLEKLVNRLNTILCEDMTNDRFVTMAFIEISPDGTLNLINAGHNPVYFLHKGELVKIEASAIPIGITEWEYKKHTIHLKPDTFVISYSDGLTEARNEAGEEFGYERLEKILREFKGETPAELLEALRKRVKSFMGDAQQHDDMTIVVLKYKGQQEVE
- a CDS encoding response regulator: MSKKVLLVDDSAVLRKIVSFNLKKEGYEVIEAENGQIALEKLSEFTPDLIVLDIMMPVMDGFTVLKKLQEKEEWKRIPVIVLTAKGGEEDESLALSLGARKVMRKPFSPSQFIEEVKHLLNE
- a CDS encoding TIGR03936 family radical SAM-associated protein, with product MKIVLRFKKKGMRRFLSTLESIKLVERSIRRADFSIVFTEGFHPKPKMSFLDAMPVGVVNLAFYVELFVKNISEKHIETLKSILPKDFALESAWIFDGNINELVNSYRFLVISEKPVDLEKTILKKNKKVSFKESLLDFEISSGKKYHIFRYTQKREKLINPLLLAEEGTFFLPICEEAMTEHGPLSSLLERRGTRV
- a CDS encoding TIGR00374 family protein — its product is MAFGFLAVVFIFREVDPAEFSRYFHLKSLLYMFLLCGTFVFSIVIDSLRMKWLYSFVWKEKFPLYDAFFNNYMSFVFSMLTPFYFGGQFFQTYHLSKMGFKSEHNVNVILSRFVEYLISVTVLSILGLVRYRNFLFSNALLTSKLILLAYLISVLFIAVLMSALINPPLIARLFNAFKRIRWIDRLIKKITKAEDWDTRFLEWTEKLKESVQVLWKSGFMFFDFPLTFISLLVQSFVLYLAIWLTSGKIGFLDVTGLFYFLSLVVFYIPTPGASGGVEAVYQIVFSKILNSSEKTLASILIWRISTYYLPIFIGIAFLLIYRYPKEVTK